In Dama dama isolate Ldn47 chromosome 10, ASM3311817v1, whole genome shotgun sequence, the sequence TCTTACCCCAAggctactcttaattttcttggCTTCTCCCTGGTTTTGCATCCCTGCCATTCCCTAATGAACAACTGCTTGAGTCTGCCCATTAGCACTCAGGGAAGGCTGTGGAGACTGAATGAAGCCCGTTTCCTATAATTAAAGAAATGGAGGAGGGGACTTCCCtcctggtccagtggctgggacccCATGGTCCCAGTGCCGGgcgcccgggtttgatccctaatcagggaactagatcccacaagcttcaaTCCAGTGCagccaactaaataaatatttaaagaaaagaaaaagggaggacACAAAGTCCTTGtgtccaggagccccacagggccctggACCGAGGGAAGGCCAGATCTCCACACTGAGTCTCATTCTAGATTTCAGTGGAAAAAAGAATCCCCTGGGTTACTCTTACAAATAGAGATTCCTGATTCCCACTCAGACATTCTACAGGTCCTAAGGAGCCACTAGtagtaatgaatccgcctgccaatgcaggaaacttaagagatgtggatttgatccctgggtcagaaagatcccctggcgggaggcacagcaacccactccagtattcttgcctggagaatcccatggacagaagagtccagtgggttgcagtccatagggttgaaaagagttggacacaattgaagcgacttagcaaacatgccccaaccactaatgttgaagaagctgaagttgactgttCTATAAAAACCCACAAGATTTTCTAGGacttacataaaaagaaaaaaaaaaccaaaaaccagatgtaaagatgtcctttacatcattgtgaattggaatgcaaaataggaagtcaaaagatatctGAAGTAACaggaagtttggccttggagtacaaaatgaagcagggcaaaagtaacagagttttgtcaagagaacacactggtcatagcaaacactctcttccaacaacacaagagacaactctacacacggacatcaccagatggtcagtactgagaTCAGATTGATTTTCTTCTTctcagccaaaaatggagaagctctatactgtcagtaaaaacaagtcctggagctgactgtggctcagatcattggctccttattgcaaaattcaggcttaaattaaagaaagtaggggaaaccactaggccattcaggtgtgacctaaatcaaatcccttatgattatacagtgaaagtcaaagtcactcaattgtgttcgactgtttgtgaccccatagactatacagtccatggaataatactgggatgggtagcctttcccttctccagggtatcgtcTCAACACGGGGaacgaatccaggtctcccacaaggcgcgtggattctttcccagctgagctatcagtgattatacagtggaggtgatgaatagattcaaggaattagatctgatagacacaccgtctgaagaactatggacagaggtttctaACATTGTACAAggggcagtgaccaaaaccatccctaaaaaaggaatgcaagaaggcaaagtggttgcctgaggaagctttacaattagctgaggaaagaaaagaggtgaaaagcaagggagaagagaaggaaagatatacccaactgattgcagagttccagagatctgcaaggagagataagaaggccttctcaaATGAACAATGTAGAGAAatctgaaaacaatagaatgggaaagactatcgagatctcttgaagaaaactggagagatcaggggaacatttcatgcaaagatgggcacgaacaaggacagaaaatgtaaggatctaagagaagcagaagagattaagaagcggtggcaagaatacacagtcgAACTACAAAAAAGGtttaatgacccaggtaaccacgatggtgtggtcactaacctagagccagacatcccggagcatgaagtcaagtgggccttagcaagcacgcctatgaacaaagctagcggaggagACAGAATTCTAGATGGAGCTACTGAAaattgtaaaagatgatgctgttaaagtgctgcactcaatatgtcagcaaatgtggacaactcagcagtggccccaggactggaaagggtcagttttcattcccatcccaaagaagggcagtgccaaagataTTTCAGATTACagtacaattgcattcatttcatatgctagcaaagttatgctcaaaatccttcaagctaggcttcagtgatctatgaactgagaacttccagatgtataaactgggtttagaaaaggcagaggaaccagaggtcaaattgccaacattagctggatcatagagaaagcaagggaattccagaggaAAAAATCgctttctgcttcactgattactggaaagcctttgactgtgtggatcacagcaaaccatggaaaattcttagagatgggaataccacaccaacTTACCCGTTTCCTGAGAATCCTGTATGAGGCTCAATAACGAACAaccaactggttcaaaattgagaaaggagcaaaacaaggctatatactgttcctctgtttatttcactttatgcagagtacatcttgcaaaatgcaGGCTGCaggactcacaagctggaatcagtatCACCTGGAGGAATATCAcaaacctcagataagcagattaTACCACCCtactggcagaaaatgaagaggaactaaagagcctcttgatgagggtgaaagaggagagagaaaaagctggcttaaaactcaacattcaaaacactaagatcacggcatctggtcccatcacttcatggcaagtagaaagggaaaaagtgggagcagtgacagattttatctccttgggctccaaaatcactgcggatggtgactgcagccatgatgttaaaagatgcttgttccagtCGGGGTCACTGTGGCGGGTGGATTGCTTTTGGACGCTACCTGAGAATGCTGTCCTGGGTGGTACTTTCTGCTGCCGCTGCAGCAGCCCCCTCTCTGAAGAACGCAGCCCTCCTCGGTCCAGGGGCATTGCAGGCAGCGAGGATCTTGCACACAGGGCAGCCAAGTCTTGCCCCTGTACCACCTCTTCTTGAACATGGCGGAAAAGTTCATTTTGGGCTGATCCCTGAGGAGTTCTTCCAGTTCCTTTATCGTAAAACTGGTGTAACAGGACCCTATGTGCTTGGAACCAGGCTTATCTTATATTTACTCTCCAAAGAAATATATGTGATAACTCCAGAGACCTTTTCTGCCATATCAACAATAGTGTTCCTTGTCTACGTGGTTAAAAAATATGGTGCCTCTGTTGGGGAATTTGCTGATAAACTCAGTGAGCAAAAAATTGCCCAACTGGAAGAGGTGAAACAGGCGTCCATGAAACAAATCCAGGATGCTATTGATGTGGAGAAGTCACAGCAGGCACTGGTTCAAAAACGCCATTACCTTTCTGATGTCCAAAGGAATAACATTGCTATGACGTTGGAGGTTACTTACCGGGAACGGCTGCATAGAGTATACAGGGAGGTAAAGAATCGCCTGGACTACCACATCTCTGTGCAGAATATGATGCGTCAGAAGGAACAAGAGCACATGATAAGCTGGGTGGAGAAGCGTGTGGTGCAGAGCATCTCTGCACAGCAGAAGGAAACAATCGCCAAGTGCATTGCAGATCTAAAGCTGCTCGCAAAGAAGGCTCAAGCTCAGCCAGTTCTGTAAACACATCTATCCCCATTAAGACAGCTAGAAACAGTTAACTGACTAAATGGAAACTAGTCAATGTGATAAAATCTTTCTATATTGCTATCTACTGAAGTTACAGTTTACCTTTACTATAAATGAAAAGTTTTGAGTCTGATATAATGAGAGAATTAAAACAATCTGGTGGCCAGTAAGATCTTTCTCTAATCCATCTTGCTGTACATTTTGAGTTGTCCTGTGATCACTTTTAAATAAGCAGTTTCTTTGAATAAAATTTGGTACCTGGCTAAGAATTTTCAAAGTTATAGTTAAAATTTGTAATTAGTTCAGCCATCTTAACAATAAAATgacagttgggaaaaaaaaaaaaagatgcttgctccaaaaaataaataaataaaaaataaaagatgcttgttctttggaaggaaaactatgacaaacctagacagcattttaaaaagcaaagacgtcatccgtataggcaaagctatggtttttccagtagtcatgtatagatgtaagagttagactgaaaaaaaaaaaaaaaagagttagccTGACCCTTGCTTAACAAAATCAAGTGTAATTCAGATCATTCTAATGGAAGAGAGAGCTTTAGGCAGCTGAGATCTAACCCCTCAGGGCTTCCTAATATCTGTGTACGACTAGTTAAGAGTTTAGGGCGCTGccctgggtttcccagatggcgctagtggtaaagaacctgcctgcgaatgcaggagatctaagagatgtggattctacTAAAACATGTTAGCATGGACTGAATAATAGTGCgaacttagttgctctgtggcatgcgggatGTTAGTCCCCCAATCCAACCACTtcacctgcactggaaggcagattcttaaccaatggaccaccagggaaggccctcctctctgctttctgtgtAGTGTCCCATGTGACCAACAAAAGAGCTCCCTCAGTGCATGTCTTACAGTGGGCGCTTGCCCAGATATCCTCTACATGACATTTGTACCTTCCACTAGGAGACACAGAAAGCTGTGTTTGTCATTAGGGCTCTTTACAGGCATTCCCAgggagtgctagtggtaaagaatccgactacCAACACAGGGGAGGTAagaaatgtggatttgatccctgggtcaggaagagctcctggaggaggacatggcaaccaattccagtgttcttgcctggagaatcccattgacagaggagcctggagggctacagtccatagttgcaaagactcagacaagaGTGAAGTTACTTAGCAGGCACTCACAGGCATTCTAGTTCTTTTCCTTCCAGGCTGAAAGTGGAAAGAGTTCCTGTCTCCGCCCACTGTGAAATTATGGAAAGCTATGGATTAGTCAGTACACTGTGAGCACAACTGTCCTGTGTCACCTCTGGGCAGAAGCTATAGAAGCCAGGCCATGTTTCACCAAGTCCTCCTTCCTCTATTCATCAGTGATTGGATGGTGATTATGGAAGCTCATATCCAGATGGAGCCTCTTCCCTTGGCCTTAATCCCTGGGGAACTAGAGTGAGCAGACCTCTCCCCACTGACCAACACGAGACACACAGCATGAGCCCGAAACAGACCTTAGCTGCTGTAGCCACCCAAACCTGGGTGttctttgttactgcagcataactTCACCTTCTCTGTCAGATACAGAAGCTGTGACCTTCTACACAAATCCAGGAGAGATCCGGATCTTCTAGAAGAGCACTCACTGCTGAAAAGGGACTTCATGATGAATGGGCTGCTCCAGCTCCTGAATTCAGTGAGCTCAATCCAAGGCTGTGGATGCTTCTGAGAGCCGGCTGGAGCCCTGCATCCCTTTTCAGCAGctccccacaggagactgaatggTGCACCTGTTTCTCAATGTGGTCTGCAGCCCCAGTCCCTCATATAGGAAACCACCACCCTGAGTGCCATAAGCCATCTTTCCGATGGTTCTTAGACAAAATGTGTAAATAAGGTGGGCAGAAGACAGACATTTTTTGTGCAAATGAACAGGGACTTGTGTGTGCGTAAACCCTGAGTTCACTTATGGCTGAGAAGGTCTGActgatgtttttatattttaatgtcaaCGTGGCTGGATTATAGTATTTGCAACTCATATTTTAAGTAGGCCTGCTCAgtcctttcagtcatgtctgactccgtgcgaccctatggactgtaggctgccaggctcctcagtccatgggttgtctaggcaggaatactggagtgggttgtcatgccctcctccagcagatcttccccaaccaggggttgaacctgtgtgtcctgaattacaggcagattctttaccactgagctactggggaatcCTGTTTTAAGTATAAATGTTCAAGGTAAAAATGTCAAAGTGCAGAGTAGGTTATAGTGAAAACCAAAAGTTCTCCTCTATCTCTGTATGCAGTCACACTCAGCCATCTCTCTATCCAGCCAGCTAGGGGTGCAGGCACACCATCTGGCCCTGAGGTGGTCTATAGAGTGTGAGAAATGGCCTTGACCTTCAGTAGGCTTATGTTCGGGTCTCAGTTAATGAAGTGGGGCCAGGAGTGCTTCTGGTGGGACTGAAGCAAGCTGGATGGAGACTGCGTGCATCTAGGGAGTACTTGTCTTATCCCAAAGGGGCAGCCACAGTTCTGCACCAGCTGTTTCTTGTTGAAGGAAACAAAGAATGCAGACTCACTGTTTCTGGATTGCAAGTGAAAGAAATGTGTGGTTCCTCTGCCAAACTTAACACACAGAGGCTGGACCTGATCAACTGGCAGATGCTATAGTTCTGAAGATGGGCTCTGAGGCCTtgggaaaactataaaaattataaaaaattattttatgatactaattatttttctttatgattttacaTTCCTTTCtaaactttattcatttatttatgtatttatttttggctgtgctgggtcgttATTGCTGCATggaggctttctccagttgtggcgcaGGTTACTCTTTgttggggtgtgcaggcttctggTTGGCGTAGCTTCTTTTGGTCGGGAGCACAGGTAGGCGCTCAGGCTTTGTTTCTCTGCAttatgggggatcttcccagaccagggttcaaacctgggtctcttgcattagctggcgaattctttaccactagacacACCCCCAGAGAAGCTCTGAATCCTATATTTATCACTCAGTCattcccagtttcctcatctataaaatgagatcgTCAACAGGATTCtcatgaagatcaaatgagatgcTGAAAGTACATAAGAGACGTACTCTTCATACAGCTTATATCCAGGGGAAGAGTCAAATGAATCTCATCTGGGAGTTACACACATGAAGGCTTCTTTGGGACACAAACCTGAAAGATGAACAGTTAACTGGGTGCAGCGGTGAGAAGGGTGGAAGGGAAGAAGCTAATCGGTAGAGGGACTAGCTCCAGAAAAATCCCTGGGCAATCATGCAAGCCCAAACTAAAGCAGTGAGGCCAAAGAGCAAACAATCTTCCGGGAGGCAAGGATTTCCTAAACACACTGTGAGCTAGAAGCAGCCTCTCAGTTCTGCCTGAGGCCAGTCCCTGCAAATTTAGGACTTCCCATCACACCAGCCAGCTTGCGTTCAATTCTCTGCCAGAAAAACCACGCTCACCAAATCTTCCGCAGGGCCCTCGAACCACAGGGCTCAAAATTGAATCGTTTTGCAGGCAGAGGAGGAAGATTAAGGCAGGTCAGAAGGTACAGTGGGAGGAAGCAGGCCGGTTTGCCTGGCAGCTGAGGTGTCTAGCGGGGTCGGGGAGGGGGGCGCGGCGAGAGGGCGGGGGTTCCTCCAAGACTGGTTAGGCAATTTGCAGCGCCCACAACTTCAGGTTGAGGAAACTGATCAGGTTGTTGGACCTCGGTCAAACGGAGAATGGGCGCCCCCTAGGAGCAGTAATCGGGAGTGGACACCGAAGGACCCAGATGGGCTGGGGAGCAGGGGGTGCAGCTCAAGATGGGGTAGACTGCCTGGCACAGTTTCCTTCTCCCAGTAGCTAACTCCTTCTGGCATGACGGACACCTGCGATCCCAAAACAGCTGGGCTGGAAGAGCCCCAACAAAGGAACTACCAACA encodes:
- the LOC133064066 gene encoding ATP synthase F(0) complex subunit B1, mitochondrial-like — its product is MVTAAMMLKDACSSRGHCGGWIAFGRYLRMLSWVVLSAAAAAAPSLKNAALLGPGALQAARILHTGQPSLAPVPPLLEHGGKVHFGLIPEEFFQFLYRKTGVTGPYVLGTRLILYLLSKEIYVITPETFSAISTIVFLVYVVKKYGASVGEFADKLSEQKIAQLEEVKQASMKQIQDAIDVEKSQQALVQKRHYLSDVQRNNIAMTLEVTYRERLHRVYREVKNRLDYHISVQNMMRQKEQEHMISWVEKRVVQSISAQQKETIAKCIADLKLLAKKAQAQPVL